The nucleotide sequence CAAAGTAATACCTAAACTATTGCCAACCTTGCGGACGGCGGTTTTTTGCATAAGTTTCCTTTCGTTTGAGTAATTATAACAATTGTATTACTTGAAATCAACAACTATATTGATGCCGGCGACACATCAGATAACAAGCGGCTTACACGTGTCGCTTCGTCACGCCGCCGGCGGAAGCGTATGAGATAGACAGACAATTAATAAATAATTTAACCACAAAAACTAAACGAAACTATGCAACCAAGAAAACTCTCAATAATTGCCGGTATTAGCTACCTCATTATTTTCTTCGCAGCGATATTCGCTAATTTTTTTGTCCTTGAATCAATTCTGCAAGACCCCATAGGCGCCATTCAACAGAATCATATGATGGTAAGAATTGGGATTTTGGCATTTATTTTAACTGTTGTTTTTGACGTTGTTGTTGCATGGGCGCTTTATGAATTATATAAAGAACACTCATTGTCAAATTTAAGCACGTTCTTTAGAATGATGCATGCGGCAATTATGGGCGTTGCTATATTTGCACTTCCTGCAGCATTAAAATCAACTACTAGTCATGAAATTCTTAGACAAGTAGATACTTTCAATATTGTATGGCTTATCGGACTTTTCTTTTTTGGCATTCATCTTATCCTATTGGGAAAAATAATTGGTAAGCCGAGAATAATTGCATTCTTTCTCATTATTGCGGGTATAATGTACATGATTGATACAAGTGCGCATTTCCTGCTGCCGGATTATGAAGTATATAGTTCAATATTTTTAGCGCTGGTTGCAATTCCGAGTATTGTTGGAGAGATGTCGTTTACAATTTGGCTTCTTGCAATAAATGGTAAGGAAAAAGGTTAAATTAATTTTAGCCTTAATTAGGAGGGTGAAATTTGCTGGAAAGCTCCGCTTTCGGCAATAACCGAAACGGCGTTATGCGTCACGCCTCCTGTCTTGATGAAAATTCCCGATACCGGGAACCAACGCATGATTCATCTCTGAATGAGCTTAGGTATTTAATGCCCGATCATAAACCTATTTCTTTATATCGACTAACCGGCAATTAAATCCCCATCCGCCGCCGAGTTCGCTCACCGCGAGCACTAGTTCATTATGTTCTTTTTTCAGGGGAAGGTAGACGGCGTCATTTTCCGGGTTGACAATCCCGAGGAAACCGGGATCGCGAAAATTTTGCGCGCTTCGCCCTGTAAAAAGAATTTTTCCATTTAGGAACACGCTGACCTCGTCGCTATATCCGACGAAAAGTTTTTTCACCTGGTCACGATCTGATTCGATGGCGGTTTTCGCATACAAGACTTTCGTTCCGGGTTGGGGATCGAGACGTTTTGAAAAGTCGTTTGCAAACGTAACCCTCAGATGCGGCGCGTCGCGATAGCGATAGAGGTTGACAAGTCCGGGCGGTTCCGCCTCCACATCCTGCCAGCGTGTCGTATCGCTCTCAGCGGGCGAGAGCGGCCGCTCCGTATTACGCGCGAGCGCATCGTAGGCTGGAGAAATTTTCCATTTAGTCAAAGTGCCCGGAGGCATTGGCGGAAGATGCCTTTCCCATGCTGCGTCGGGTGTTTTGCGAATTTCGAAATTGGAGAAATAGGTTTCGCCGATCAGCACCGCCAAAGAAACCCGGCCTTTTTGAATACCGGTTTTCAAATCGTCCATCACGAGCGCGGGTGTATTCATGTCCTTGACGTAAAGTTTCGCCTGCGCTCCGGCGACCACCAGCCGCAGATGAAACCATGTATCCTTTGGTATATCGACTGCGCCGGTGAATCCTTCTCCGTTATAAAGCTGCCAGTTCAGGCCGGTGTTGAGAATCGGCGTATACTGCATCGCGTCGGGATATCCGGACTTGTGTTGGCGTAGATAAACCCATTCGCCGTTGAGGCCTTCGTTATCTAGGCGAAATTGTATGCCGAAGAATCCGCGTTTTGCAGGAGTCGAAACATCGACATCGATTACGCCGTCGCGCATTTCAAAGTCGCTCAGTTCCGCACTTCCGCCGTTGAGGAAGATGCTCTGCCGGCCCTGATGTTCTGTAATATTTGCGCGTCCCCCCAGAGACCAATGTAATGTGTCTGCGGGAACAGAGATCGATTGCGAAGTCTGTGATTGAGCCGCAGTTGTAATGAAAAGAATCAGCGCACAAAGAGCAATACTTCGGAACATAACTACGTCCTTAAGTTTGGGAATGAATACGAATTTATCGATTGGTTAATAACTTACGCTGTGTAGTCTGCTTTGTTACGATAAATAACCCGGGATTTGGTATCACTGAGAAATATACCCAAATAGGTCATAACTTTATTTTCAAATTTTCGTAGGGACTTATTCATTAGAAAGAATGCTTTGGGTATTATCGAATCGAAAGGATTTTGACATGGAGCACAGCGATATGTTGCTATTCTGGACGGCATCGTTCCTGCTGATATTGACGCCGGGACCCGACATGCTTTATATCATTGGCCGAAGCGTAGGACAGGGGCGCATGGCCGGTGTGGTTTCTGCTATGGGTATTGGTGTGGGCTGTATGGGACACATCATGGCAGTATCGCTTGGCCTAACGGCTCTGCTGAAAGCGGTTCCGGTGGCTTTTGAAATCATGCGTTACGCAGGCGCTTGTTATTTATTGTACCTTGGAATTAAGATGTTATACCGAAGCGGAAATCCGACGGATAATGTGGTTGTTGAGACCACGCCTTTAATGGAGATATTTAAGCAGGGGATGATCACCAATATATTAAATCCGAAAGTCGCATTGTTCTTCGTGGCT is from bacterium and encodes:
- a CDS encoding LysE family translocator; protein product: MLFWTASFLLILTPGPDMLYIIGRSVGQGRMAGVVSAMGIGVGCMGHIMAVSLGLTALLKAVPVAFEIMRYAGACYLLYLGIKMLYRSGNPTDNVVVETTPLMEIFKQGMITNILNPKVALFFVAFLPQFVDPASDNVALQLAGLGILFDILGTAVNLLIAYAASYAGGRMKQKMRSSGFFNKFTGLIMIALGLRLAVVSKK
- a CDS encoding DUF4386 domain-containing protein, with protein sequence MQPRKLSIIAGISYLIIFFAAIFANFFVLESILQDPIGAIQQNHMMVRIGILAFILTVVFDVVVAWALYELYKEHSLSNLSTFFRMMHAAIMGVAIFALPAALKSTTSHEILRQVDTFNIVWLIGLFFFGIHLILLGKIIGKPRIIAFFLIIAGIMYMIDTSAHFLLPDYEVYSSIFLALVAIPSIVGEMSFTIWLLAINGKEKG